The following coding sequences lie in one Rutidosis leptorrhynchoides isolate AG116_Rl617_1_P2 chromosome 4, CSIRO_AGI_Rlap_v1, whole genome shotgun sequence genomic window:
- the LOC139840052 gene encoding hydroxyacylglutathione hydrolase 2, mitochondrial-like: MQMLCRSFLPSAVSALPPTEARRMVRALPGIRQLSLRKNLMYGFMQLFSFPFKTLRGVSRSLGVSHLCSISNMSSSLQIELVPCLKDNYAYLLHDLDTGTVGVVDPSESSPIIEVLSRNNRNLNYVLNTHHHYDHTGGNVDLKARYGAKVIGSNIDKERIPGIDISLNDGDTWMFAGHEVHVIATPGHTKGHISFYFPASGVIFTGDTLFSLSCGKLFEGTPEQMYTSLEKLLSLPEDTSIYCGHEYTLSNSKFALSIEPGNEELKSYAATVANLRKKHLPTVPTTLKKEKLCNPFLRTSSQEIRRSLNIPANASDAEALGVIRQAKDNF; the protein is encoded by the exons ATGCAAATGCTTTGTAGATCATTCCTACCTTCTGCCGTCTCTGCACTCCCTCCTACTGAG GCGAGAAGGATGGTCCGTGCATTGCCAGGTATAAGACAACTCAGCCTTCGAAAGAATCTTATGTACGGGTTTATGCAGTTGTTTTCGTTTCCGTTCAAAACCTTGCGAGGAGTCAGTCGATCTCTTGGTGTTTCTCATTTGTGTAGCATTTCTAATATGTCTTCATCATTGCAAATAGAATTG GTACCATGTCTCAAGGACAATTATGCATATCTTTTGCATGATTTAGATACTGGGACTGTTGGAGTGGTTGATCCGTCTGAGTCTTCACCGATAATAGAGGTTTTGAGTAGGAACAATCGAAATCTGAATTACGTCTTGAATACTCATCATCATTATGATCACACAGGTGGTAATGTGGATTTGAAAGCAAGATATGGGGCAAAG GTAATTGGATCAAATATAGACAAGGAAAGAATTCCCGGCATTGATATCAGCTTGAATGATGGGGACACGTGGATGTTTGCAGGGCATGAGGTGCATGTTATTGCAACCCCGGGTCAcactaaag GACATATCAGCTTTTATTTTCCGGCATCTGGGGTCATTTTCACTGGAGACACTTTATTCAGCTTATCATGTGGCAAACTATTCGAAGGAACACCTGAACAG ATGTATACGTCCCTTGAGAAGTTATTATCGTTGCCAGAAGACACATCTATATATTGTGGTCATGAATATACATTG AGTAATTCAAAGTTTGCACTATCCATTGAACCTGGAAATGAAGAACTAAAGTCATATGCCGCAACTGTAGCCAATCTTCGGAAAAAGCACTTGCCTACG GTTCCAACCACCTTAAAGAAGGAAAAGTTATGCAATCCTTTTCTGCGTACTTCAAGTCAAGAAATACGTCGTTCGTTAAATATTCCAGCCAATGCGAGTGATGCAGAGGCATTGGGTGTGATCCGACAAGCCAAGGATAACTTTTAA
- the LOC139844150 gene encoding uncharacterized protein, giving the protein MEDTLRVKVVDKKEDEIGEFNETDAFLELHPVKKSDNLVLRKLLRGPRYFDPASNWGNCCNCGESDHTVASCAVISAVNKRKKPCYICASFEHDGRHCEQGKGCLICNKKGHRAKNCPEKSVEGFRKTDLCLKCGDSGHDMFTCKSAYSLDDLKEIQCYLCKGFGHLCCTNYCKGLSDVSCYRCGQLGHNGLECQSSSVPAETTNTTSRASCRKCGEEGHKGRKRQKRRKRNNGKQCHLNDNRDNPGVKSAPHELSQAYKRNKMENGYSNSSQPKRTGGSIIEDRGNNGTQWGPPSTSGWINKNPVDHHGTQWRSPSTPDNYRSNDSFHEEHGVTGNDSGFQFDVSGSNGYQHSFQHPDLANPAIKEQKNKVEIISLGGTCEN; this is encoded by the exons ATGGAAGATACTTTACGT GTTAAAGTTGTGGATAAAAAAGAGGATGAAATTGGTGAATTTAACGAGACTGATGCATTTTTGGAATTACATCCTGTGAAGAAATCCGATAACCTCGTGTTGCGAAAGCTTCTT CGTGGACCTAGGTATTTTGATCCAGCTAGCAATTGGGGAAATTGTTGTAATTGTGGTGAAAGTGACCATACGGTTGCCAGCTGTGCAGTAATTAGTGCCGTAAATAAGCGTAAGAAGCCGTGTTATATATGTGCAAGTTTTGAGCACGATGGAAGGCACTGTGAACAG GGAAAGGGTTGTCTTATTTGCAATAAAAAAGGTCATCGTGCTAAAAACTGCCCTGAAAAATCCGTTGAAGGATTTCGTAAGACTGATTTATGTTTAAAATGTGGTGATTCTGGGCATGATATGTTCACATGCAAGTCTGCGTACTCCTTGGATGACCTCAAG GAAATACAATGTTACCTCTGTAAAGGTTTTGGCCATCTTTGTTGTACAAACTATTGCAAAGGTCTAAGTGATGTTTCTTGCTACAGATGCGGTCAGTTGGGCCATAACGGTTTG GAGTGCCAAAGTTCGAGTGTACCTGCAGAGACAACTAACACAACATCACGTGCTTCTTGCCGAAAATGTGGTGAGGAAGGACATAAGGGACGTAAACGTCAAAAG AGACGAAAGAGGAATAATGGTAAGCAGTGTCATTTAAACGATAACAGAGATAATCCAGGGGTTAAGTCTGCACCTCATGAGCTATCTCAGGCTTATAAAAGGAATAAAATGGAAAATGGATACTCAAATTCATCTCAACCCAAGCGTACGGGTGGGTCGATCATTGAAGATCGTGGTAACAATGGTACGCAGTGGGGTCCACCTTCAACATCTGGGTGGATCAATAAAAATCCTGTTGATCACCATGGTACCCAGTGGCGATCTCCTTCAACACCAGATAATTATAGATCTAATGATAGTTTCCACGAAGAACATGGTGTTACTGGTAATGATTCAGGTTTTCAGTTTGACGTATCGGGTTCTAATGGGTATCAACACAGTTTTCAGCATCCAGATTTGGCTAATCCAGCAATTAAGGAACAAAAGAATAAGGTCGAGATTATTAGCCTTGGCGGGACCTGTGAAAATTGA